A part of Anolis sagrei isolate rAnoSag1 chromosome 3, rAnoSag1.mat, whole genome shotgun sequence genomic DNA contains:
- the TAF13 gene encoding transcription initiation factor TFIID subunit 13 encodes MADEEEDPPFEEDTEEAGGGPDGGQGKRKRLFSKELRCMMYGFGDDQNPYTESVDILEDLVIEFITEMTHKAMSIGRQGRVQVEDIVFLIRKDPRKFARVKDLLTMNEELKRARKAFDEANYGS; translated from the exons ATGGCGGACGAAGAAGAGGATCCTCCC TTTGAAGAAGATACTGAAGAGGCTGGAGGAGGCCCAGATGGTGgacaagggaaaaggaagaggctctTTTCCAAAGAAT TGAGATGTATGATGTATGGATTTGGAGATGATCAGAACCCATACACAGAGTCAGTGGATATTCTTGAAGACCTAGTCATAGAATTCATCACAGAAATG ACCCATAAGGCAATGTCTATTGGACGGCAAGGTCGAGTACAAGTTGAAGATATCGTATTCTTGATCCGTAAAGACCCACGGAAATTTGCCCGTGTGAAAGACTTGCTAACAATGAATGAAGAACTAAAACGGGCCAGAAAGGCATTTGACGAAGCAAACTATGGATCTTAA